Proteins co-encoded in one Ralstonia sp. RRA genomic window:
- the fdx gene encoding ISC system 2Fe-2S type ferredoxin produces MPHIVVLPHVEYCPEGAVIEAKTGTTICDALLGADIEIEHACEKSCACTTCHVIVREGFDSLDEATEKEEDLLDKAWGLEPNSRLSCQAKVADADLTVEIPKYTINHAKENH; encoded by the coding sequence ATGCCACACATCGTTGTCCTTCCTCACGTCGAATACTGCCCGGAAGGGGCCGTGATCGAAGCCAAGACCGGCACGACCATCTGCGACGCGCTGCTGGGCGCCGACATCGAGATCGAACACGCGTGCGAAAAATCGTGCGCCTGCACGACCTGCCACGTGATCGTGCGCGAGGGCTTTGACTCGCTGGACGAGGCCACCGAGAAGGAAGAAGACCTGCTCGACAAGGCCTGGGGCCTGGAGCCGAACTCGCGCCTGTCGTGCCAGGCCAAGGTGGCGGATGCAGACCTGACGGTCGAGATCCCGAAGTACACGATCAACCACGCCAAGGAAAACCACTGA
- the hscA gene encoding Fe-S protein assembly chaperone HscA, with amino-acid sequence MALLQISEPGESPAPHQRRLAVGIDLGTTNSLVAAVRSSVPEVLPDDQGRPLLPSVVRYLATGGAHIGYKAQAEAVRDAKNTIISVKRFMGRGLKDVAHIENTPYDFVDAPGMVQLRTVAGVKSPVEVSAEILATLRQRAEDTLGDDLVGAVITVPAYFDDAQRQATKDAAKLAGLNVLRLLNEPTAAAIAYGLDNAAEGVYAVYDLGGGTFDISVLKLTKGVFEVMSTGGDSALGGDDFDQRIVCWIVEQAGLQPLSAEDTRLLLNKARAAKEWLSTADSTEIDAMLSTGETVHLVLTAETFAELTANLVQKTLSPVRRALRDAGVTVEEVKGVVLVGGATRMPIIRRAVGQLFGRTPLTNLDPDQVVAIGAAMQANLLAGNRAPGEDWLLLDVIPLSLGVETMGGLVEKIIPRNSTIPVARAQEFTTFKDGQTAMAIHVLQGERELASDCRSLARFELRGIPPMVAGAARIRVTYQVDADGLLSVAARETVSGVEASITVKPSYGLADDDIARMLQEGFQSAEDDMRRRALAEERVEAERLLEALSQALAADGDLLSTEERAAIDTEIAALRTTMQSEDHRAIKDAVDALSHGTDEFAARRMDRGIRKALAGKRIEELG; translated from the coding sequence ATGGCTTTACTGCAGATTTCCGAACCCGGCGAATCGCCCGCACCGCACCAGCGCCGTCTGGCGGTGGGCATCGATCTGGGCACGACCAACTCGCTGGTGGCTGCTGTGCGCAGCAGCGTGCCGGAAGTGTTGCCCGACGATCAGGGTCGCCCACTGTTGCCCTCCGTGGTGCGTTATCTGGCCACCGGCGGCGCGCATATCGGCTACAAGGCCCAGGCCGAAGCCGTGCGCGACGCCAAGAACACCATCATCTCGGTCAAGCGCTTCATGGGCCGCGGCCTGAAGGACGTCGCCCACATCGAGAACACGCCGTACGACTTTGTCGATGCGCCCGGCATGGTGCAACTCAGGACCGTGGCCGGTGTGAAAAGCCCGGTGGAAGTGTCGGCGGAGATTCTCGCCACGCTGCGCCAGCGCGCGGAAGACACGCTCGGCGATGACCTTGTCGGCGCCGTGATTACCGTGCCGGCGTACTTTGACGATGCGCAGCGCCAGGCCACCAAGGACGCCGCCAAGCTGGCAGGCTTGAACGTGCTGCGTTTGCTGAATGAGCCGACGGCCGCGGCCATCGCGTATGGCCTGGATAACGCGGCCGAAGGCGTCTACGCGGTGTACGACCTGGGTGGCGGCACGTTCGATATCTCCGTGCTCAAGCTCACCAAGGGCGTGTTCGAGGTGATGTCGACGGGCGGTGATTCCGCGCTGGGCGGCGACGATTTCGACCAGCGCATCGTGTGCTGGATCGTCGAGCAAGCCGGTCTGCAACCGCTGTCGGCCGAAGACACCCGCCTGTTGCTGAACAAGGCGCGCGCCGCCAAGGAATGGCTCTCCACCGCCGACAGCACCGAGATCGACGCGATGCTCTCCACTGGCGAGACCGTGCACCTCGTGCTGACCGCCGAGACCTTTGCCGAGCTGACCGCCAATCTCGTACAGAAGACGCTGTCGCCCGTGCGCCGCGCCCTGCGCGATGCGGGCGTCACGGTGGAAGAGGTGAAGGGCGTGGTGCTGGTGGGTGGCGCGACGCGCATGCCGATCATCCGCCGCGCAGTGGGCCAACTGTTTGGCCGCACGCCGCTCACAAACCTCGACCCGGATCAGGTGGTCGCCATCGGCGCCGCCATGCAGGCCAACCTGCTGGCCGGCAACCGCGCGCCGGGTGAGGACTGGCTGCTGCTCGACGTGATCCCGCTGTCGCTGGGCGTCGAGACGATGGGCGGCCTGGTCGAGAAGATCATCCCGCGCAACAGCACGATTCCTGTGGCGCGCGCGCAGGAGTTCACCACTTTCAAGGATGGCCAGACCGCCATGGCGATCCACGTGCTCCAGGGCGAGCGCGAACTGGCGAGCGACTGCCGCTCGCTGGCGCGCTTCGAGCTGCGCGGCATTCCGCCGATGGTGGCCGGCGCCGCGCGTATCCGCGTGACGTATCAAGTGGATGCCGATGGCCTGCTGTCGGTGGCCGCACGCGAAACGGTGTCGGGCGTGGAAGCGTCGATCACCGTGAAGCCGTCGTACGGCCTGGCCGATGACGACATCGCACGCATGCTGCAGGAAGGCTTCCAATCGGCTGAAGACGACATGCGCCGCCGCGCGCTGGCCGAAGAGCGCGTCGAGGCCGAGCGGCTGCTCGAAGCGTTGTCACAGGCGCTGGCAGCCGATGGCGATTTGCTGTCGACTGAAGAGCGCGCTGCCATCGACACCGAAATCGCCGCGCTGCGCACCACGATGCAGAGTGAAGACCACCGCGCCATCAAGGACGCCGTGGATGCGCTGTCGCACGGCACCGACGAATTCGCCGCGCGCCGCATGGACCGCGGCATCCGCAAGGCGCTGGCCGGCAAACGTATCGAGGAGCTCGGCTGA
- the hscB gene encoding Fe-S protein assembly co-chaperone HscB, with protein sequence MNPASTHFSLFGLPEHFEVDDDALNAAYRTVQSQAHPDRYAHAGDAERRVAMQWATRANEAYQTLRDPLKRATYLLHLRGIDVQAENNTAMPPAFLMQQMEWREALGDAKAERNVDALDDLLGMLRKEKRARYQALSGLLNGDGNSAAAADAVRQLMFIEKIERDTAEAIDRLED encoded by the coding sequence ATGAACCCTGCGAGTACGCATTTCTCCCTCTTCGGCCTGCCCGAACATTTCGAGGTCGACGACGACGCGCTGAACGCTGCGTACCGCACCGTGCAATCGCAGGCGCATCCGGATCGCTACGCGCATGCGGGCGACGCCGAGCGCCGTGTCGCCATGCAATGGGCCACGCGTGCCAATGAGGCGTATCAGACGCTGCGTGATCCGCTCAAGCGGGCGACGTATCTGCTGCACCTACGCGGTATCGACGTGCAGGCCGAGAACAACACGGCCATGCCGCCGGCGTTCCTGATGCAGCAGATGGAGTGGCGCGAAGCGCTGGGCGATGCCAAGGCCGAGCGCAACGTGGACGCGCTGGACGATCTGCTTGGCATGCTGCGCAAGGAAAAGCGCGCCCGCTATCAGGCGCTATCCGGTCTGCTCAACGGTGATGGCAACAGCGCCGCAGCGGCCGATGCCGTGCGCCAGCTGATGTTCATCGAAAAGATCGAACGCGACACCGCCGAGGCCATCGACCGGCTGGAAGACTAG
- a CDS encoding DUF3565 domain-containing protein has protein sequence MKQAIVGFERDEEGHWVARLACGHGQHMRHDPPWQQRPWTETEAGRASKIGVVVECLKCDRGEVPTFPVE, from the coding sequence TTGAAGCAAGCGATTGTCGGTTTCGAGCGGGACGAGGAAGGCCACTGGGTCGCCCGTCTCGCTTGCGGACATGGGCAGCACATGCGCCACGATCCGCCCTGGCAGCAGCGGCCCTGGACTGAAACGGAAGCGGGGCGGGCCAGCAAGATCGGCGTGGTGGTGGAATGCCTGAAGTGCGATCGGGGCGAGGTTCCGACATTCCCCGTCGAGTAG
- the iscA gene encoding iron-sulfur cluster assembly protein IscA, which yields MITLTDKAAQHVTRYLTRRGKGVGLRVGVKTTGCSGLAYKLEYADEIAAEDQVFESNGVKVIVDPKSLPYIDGTELDFAREGLNEGFKFNNPNVKDECGCGESFRV from the coding sequence ATGATCACCCTGACCGACAAGGCCGCGCAGCACGTTACCCGCTACCTGACCCGCCGTGGTAAGGGCGTGGGCCTGCGCGTGGGCGTGAAGACCACCGGTTGCTCGGGCTTGGCTTACAAGCTCGAATATGCGGATGAGATTGCCGCCGAAGACCAGGTGTTCGAATCCAACGGCGTCAAGGTGATCGTTGATCCGAAGAGCCTGCCGTACATCGATGGCACCGAGTTGGACTTTGCACGCGAAGGGTTGAACGAAGGTTTCAAGTTCAACAACCCGAACGTGAAAGACGAGTGCGGTTGCGGCGAGTCGTTCCGCGTTTGA
- the iscU gene encoding Fe-S cluster assembly scaffold IscU, producing MSYSNQVLDHYENPRNVGSFEKGDDTVGTGMVGAPACGDVMKLQIKVNEQGVIEDAKFKTYGCGSAIASSSLVTEWVKGKTLDQALEIRNTAIAEELALPPVKIHCSILAEDAIKAAVADYKEKHGAAEQKAA from the coding sequence ATGTCTTACAGCAACCAAGTTCTGGACCACTACGAAAACCCGCGCAACGTCGGTTCCTTCGAAAAGGGCGACGACACGGTCGGCACCGGCATGGTCGGCGCACCGGCTTGCGGCGACGTGATGAAGCTGCAGATCAAGGTGAACGAGCAAGGCGTGATCGAAGACGCCAAGTTCAAGACCTACGGCTGCGGCTCGGCGATCGCCTCGTCGTCGCTGGTGACGGAGTGGGTGAAGGGCAAGACGCTGGACCAAGCGCTGGAAATCCGCAACACGGCTATCGCTGAAGAACTGGCCCTGCCGCCGGTGAAGATCCACTGCTCGATCCTGGCGGAAGACGCCATCAAGGCGGCCGTGGCCGACTACAAGGAAAAGCACGGCGCCGCCGAGCAGAAGGCTGCTTAA
- a CDS encoding IscS subfamily cysteine desulfurase, protein MSTLHLPIYMDYSATTPVDPRVVDKMIPYLRESFGNPASRSHPFGWEAEKAVETAREQVAALVNADPREIVWTSGATESDNLAIKGAANFYSSKGKHIITVKTEHKAVLDTTRELERQGFEVTYLDVKDNGLIDIDVFKRAIRPDTILASVMMVNNEIGVIQDIEQLGEICREKGVIFHVDAAQATGKVEIDLQKLKVDLMSFSAHKTYGPKGIGALYVRRKPRIRIEAQMHGGGHERGMRSGTLATHQIVGMGEAFRIAKEEMATENERIRMLRDRLYRGLNTMEEVYVNGDMEARVPHNLNISFNFVEGESLIMAIKDVAVSSGSACTSASLEPSYVLRALGRNDELAHSSIRFTVGRFTTEEEVDYVVELLKSKIGKLRDLSPLWEMYKDGVDLNSIQWAAH, encoded by the coding sequence ATGAGCACCCTGCATCTTCCCATCTACATGGACTATTCCGCGACGACGCCGGTGGATCCGCGCGTGGTCGACAAGATGATCCCGTACCTGCGCGAGAGCTTCGGCAACCCGGCATCGCGCAGCCATCCGTTTGGATGGGAAGCTGAAAAAGCTGTCGAGACCGCGCGCGAGCAAGTTGCCGCGCTGGTGAACGCTGATCCGCGCGAAATCGTGTGGACGTCCGGCGCCACCGAGTCCGACAACCTGGCGATCAAGGGCGCGGCCAACTTCTACAGCAGCAAGGGCAAGCACATCATCACCGTCAAGACCGAGCACAAGGCTGTGCTGGACACGACGCGTGAGCTGGAGCGCCAAGGTTTTGAAGTGACGTATCTGGACGTGAAGGACAACGGCCTGATCGATATCGACGTCTTCAAGCGAGCCATCCGCCCGGACACCATCCTGGCCTCGGTGATGATGGTGAACAACGAGATCGGCGTCATTCAGGACATCGAACAGCTCGGCGAGATCTGCCGCGAGAAGGGCGTGATCTTCCACGTCGACGCAGCGCAGGCGACGGGCAAGGTGGAGATTGACCTGCAAAAGCTGAAGGTCGACCTGATGTCGTTCTCGGCACACAAGACGTATGGACCGAAGGGCATCGGCGCGCTGTACGTGCGTCGCAAGCCGCGTATCCGTATCGAAGCGCAGATGCACGGTGGCGGCCATGAGCGCGGCATGCGTTCGGGCACGCTGGCCACGCACCAGATCGTCGGCATGGGTGAGGCCTTCCGCATCGCCAAGGAAGAAATGGCGACTGAGAACGAGCGTATCCGCATGCTGCGTGATCGCCTGTATCGCGGCCTGAACACGATGGAAGAGGTGTACGTGAACGGCGACATGGAAGCCCGTGTGCCGCACAACCTGAACATCAGCTTCAATTTTGTGGAAGGCGAGTCGCTGATCATGGCGATCAAGGATGTCGCCGTGTCGTCGGGCTCGGCCTGCACGTCGGCCTCGCTGGAGCCGTCGTATGTGCTGCGTGCCCTGGGCCGCAACGACGAACTGGCCCACAGCTCGATCCGCTTCACGGTGGGCCGCTTCACCACGGAAGAGGAAGTCGACTACGTGGTCGAACTGCTCAAGAGCAAGATCGGCAAGCTGCGCGACCTGTCCCCGCTGTGGGAGATGTACAAGGACGGCGTGGATCTGAACAGCATTCAATGGGCGGCGCACTAA
- the iscR gene encoding Fe-S cluster assembly transcriptional regulator IscR, whose protein sequence is MRLTTKGRFAVTAMIDLALRQEQGPVTLAGISQRQKISLSYLEQLFGKLRRHEIVESVRGPGGGYSLARRADDVTVADIIIAVDEPLDATQCGGKGNCGGEEHNGHAARCMTHDLWATLNQKMVEYLDSVSLQNLVDQQRERQPEVIQDMREARPARRERSPARARAVDAPATSVAAEPVKRAPLVNSVFSLAQS, encoded by the coding sequence ATGAGATTGACCACCAAAGGCCGCTTCGCGGTCACCGCCATGATTGACTTGGCGCTGCGCCAAGAGCAGGGCCCGGTCACGCTGGCTGGCATCAGCCAGCGTCAGAAGATTTCGCTGTCGTACCTTGAGCAGCTGTTTGGCAAACTGCGCCGCCACGAAATCGTGGAAAGCGTGCGTGGTCCGGGCGGCGGCTACAGCCTCGCGCGCCGTGCAGACGACGTCACCGTTGCCGACATCATCATCGCTGTGGATGAGCCCCTCGATGCCACCCAGTGCGGCGGCAAGGGTAACTGCGGCGGCGAGGAGCACAACGGGCATGCCGCCCGCTGCATGACGCACGACCTGTGGGCCACGCTTAACCAGAAGATGGTCGAGTACCTCGATTCGGTGTCGCTGCAGAACCTGGTCGACCAGCAGCGCGAACGCCAACCCGAAGTGATTCAGGACATGCGTGAAGCGCGTCCGGCACGTCGCGAACGGTCGCCGGCCCGTGCCCGCGCCGTTGATGCGCCGGCCACGTCGGTGGCCGCCGAGCCGGTCAAGCGTGCACCGCTGGTCAACTCCGTCTTCAGTCTGGCGCAGTCGTGA
- a CDS encoding sugar ABC transporter substrate-binding protein, with product MDIRRRRALQLGAGSAAALALPLPLIFQSSLARAANQPPKVALVMKSLANEFFLTMENGARAHQKAHASEYSLLTNGIRDETDTGGQIRLVEQMIVARVDALVLAPADSKAMVPVVKKAVDAGILVINIDNRLDPAALKEKGLNVPFVGPDNRKGARLVGDFVAKSLKPGDEVGIIEGIPTTTNAQQRTAGFKDAAEAAKLKIASVQSGEWEIDKGNKVAAAMLRAQPDLKALLCGNDNMAIGAVSAVRAAGKLGKVLIGGYDNIDAIKAMLADGRVIATADQHADQQAVYGIETALKALAAKTPQAKLSGVVETPVNLVTRT from the coding sequence ATGGATATCCGCCGTCGCCGCGCCCTTCAACTTGGCGCGGGCTCTGCTGCAGCCCTTGCTCTGCCCCTGCCTCTCATCTTCCAATCCTCGCTGGCGCGTGCCGCCAACCAGCCGCCCAAGGTGGCACTGGTGATGAAGTCGCTGGCCAACGAGTTCTTCCTGACCATGGAGAACGGCGCGCGGGCCCACCAGAAGGCGCATGCCTCGGAATACTCGCTGCTGACCAACGGTATCCGCGACGAAACCGATACCGGCGGCCAGATCCGCCTGGTCGAGCAGATGATCGTCGCGCGCGTGGATGCGCTGGTGCTGGCGCCGGCCGATTCCAAGGCGATGGTGCCGGTGGTCAAGAAGGCGGTGGACGCGGGCATCCTCGTCATCAATATCGACAACCGGCTAGACCCGGCTGCACTCAAGGAAAAGGGCTTGAACGTGCCCTTCGTGGGCCCGGACAACCGCAAGGGCGCGCGCCTGGTGGGTGACTTTGTCGCCAAGTCGCTCAAACCGGGCGACGAGGTGGGCATCATCGAAGGCATTCCCACCACCACCAACGCCCAGCAACGCACCGCCGGCTTCAAAGATGCAGCCGAGGCCGCCAAGCTGAAGATCGCCAGCGTGCAATCGGGCGAATGGGAAATCGACAAGGGCAACAAGGTGGCCGCCGCCATGCTGCGTGCGCAGCCGGATCTCAAAGCCCTGCTGTGCGGCAACGACAACATGGCGATCGGCGCCGTGTCGGCCGTGCGTGCGGCGGGCAAGCTGGGCAAGGTGCTGATTGGCGGCTACGACAACATCGACGCCATCAAGGCCATGCTGGCCGATGGGCGCGTGATTGCCACCGCAGACCAACACGCCGACCAGCAAGCCGTCTACGGCATCGAGACCGCCCTGAAGGCCCTGGCTGCCAAGACACCGCAGGCGAAGCTGTCGGGCGTGGTTGAAACGCCGGTCAACCTCGTCACGCGCACTTAA
- a CDS encoding sugar ABC transporter ATP-binding protein has product MSAAYEPRPPLLRASAISKHYAAPVLREIDLDVHAGEVLALTGENGAGKSTLSKILCGLETATSGSITLAGSVYAPASRSAAEALGVRMVLQELSMVPTLTVAENLFLGQLPRRLGFVDRPTLRRQAEQALARVGLDLDPWTPVDTLGIGHRQMIEIARALASACRVLILDEPTAMLSAHESATLFTRIDALRREGVAIIYISHRLDELARIADRIVVLRDGKLMADAPAATITQDALIQAMVGRDIAASSEGERAAREPWRGDGAPALRVTGLTRAPAVREVSFEVAPGEIFGIAGLVGAGRTELLRLIFGADRADAGTIEAGSPLKPVRIHSPGDAVRQGISLLTEDRKDEGLMLGLPIATNIALGNMPGVTTRGWLQPARERALAQRHIDALRIRCAGPEQPVGELSGGNQQKVAIARWLERDTPVLLFDEPTRGVDVGAKFDIYALLDALAARGKALVVVSSDLRELMQLCDRIGVMRAGRLTHIFQRGGWSQDALLAAAFGESGESNPPAPNASPETADAL; this is encoded by the coding sequence ATGTCTGCAGCCTACGAACCGCGCCCGCCGCTGCTGCGCGCGTCCGCCATCAGCAAGCACTACGCCGCCCCCGTGCTGCGCGAGATCGATCTCGACGTGCACGCGGGTGAGGTGCTTGCGCTGACGGGCGAGAACGGTGCCGGCAAGAGCACGCTCTCCAAGATCCTCTGCGGGCTGGAGACGGCAACCTCCGGTTCGATAACGCTGGCGGGCTCGGTGTACGCACCGGCTTCTCGCAGCGCGGCAGAGGCGCTGGGCGTGCGCATGGTGCTGCAGGAACTGAGCATGGTGCCCACACTCACGGTGGCCGAAAACCTGTTCCTCGGCCAACTGCCGCGCCGCTTGGGCTTTGTCGACCGCCCCACCCTGCGCCGCCAGGCTGAGCAAGCGCTCGCACGTGTCGGCCTGGACCTCGATCCGTGGACGCCCGTAGACACGCTCGGCATCGGCCACCGGCAGATGATCGAGATCGCCCGTGCGCTGGCCAGCGCCTGCCGCGTGCTGATCCTCGATGAGCCGACCGCCATGCTGAGCGCGCACGAGAGCGCAACGCTGTTCACGCGGATCGACGCACTGCGCCGCGAGGGCGTGGCAATCATTTACATCTCACACCGGCTGGACGAGCTTGCCCGCATTGCCGACCGCATCGTCGTACTGCGTGACGGCAAGCTGATGGCCGATGCGCCGGCCGCCACCATTACGCAAGATGCGCTGATTCAGGCGATGGTCGGACGGGACATCGCCGCCTCGTCCGAAGGCGAGCGTGCCGCACGCGAACCCTGGCGCGGTGACGGCGCTCCTGCCCTGCGCGTGACGGGACTCACACGCGCGCCGGCAGTGCGCGAGGTGTCGTTCGAAGTGGCGCCGGGCGAAATCTTCGGCATCGCCGGACTGGTGGGCGCGGGGCGCACCGAGCTACTGCGCCTGATCTTCGGCGCAGACCGCGCGGATGCAGGCACCATCGAAGCCGGCTCGCCGCTCAAACCGGTACGCATCCACTCTCCCGGCGACGCCGTACGCCAAGGCATCAGCCTGCTCACCGAAGACCGCAAGGACGAAGGCCTGATGCTGGGCCTGCCCATTGCCACCAACATCGCGCTGGGCAACATGCCGGGCGTAACCACGCGCGGCTGGCTGCAGCCTGCGCGTGAACGTGCTCTGGCACAGCGGCACATCGACGCCCTGCGTATCCGCTGCGCGGGGCCCGAGCAACCGGTGGGCGAACTCTCCGGCGGCAATCAGCAGAAGGTGGCAATTGCCCGCTGGCTGGAGCGCGATACCCCGGTGCTGCTGTTCGACGAGCCGACGCGCGGCGTGGACGTTGGCGCCAAGTTCGACATCTACGCCCTGCTCGACGCGCTGGCCGCACGCGGCAAGGCGCTCGTCGTGGTGTCCAGCGATCTGCGCGAGCTGATGCAGTTGTGCGACCGCATCGGCGTCATGCGTGCCGGTCGTCTTACACATATCTTCCAGCGCGGCGGCTGGAGCCAGGATGCCCTGCTCGCTGCCGCTTTTGGTGAGTCGGGCGAATCCAACCCGCCAGCCCCCAACGCATCTCCGGAGACTGCCGATGCGCTCTGA
- a CDS encoding ABC transporter permease: MRSDSTLPPAGTDNAPPAAPRAAVGMSLGTIGGLLAALIAMLVLFGTLSPTFFSLPTFTTIANEIPDLLVMAVGMTFILMIGGIDLSVGSVLALAASVLSIAMTKLGWGVLPAALAGVLVATAAGAVTGTVTVHWGIPSFIVSLGVLEMARGLAYSLTDSRTAYIGSAVDWMANPIALGIAPSFLIAIAVTVIGQIVLVRTVFGRYLVAIGTNEEAVRLAGVNPRPYKIAVFALMGLLAGLAALFQVSRLEAADPNAGVGMELQVIAAVVIGGTSLMGGRGSVARTLFGVLIISVLESGLAQIGASEPTKRIITGAVIVAAVVMDTYRSRRNSRSGSQSGRSKQH, from the coding sequence ATGCGCTCTGACTCCACCCTGCCGCCGGCCGGTACCGACAACGCCCCACCGGCGGCTCCCCGCGCGGCGGTGGGCATGTCGCTTGGCACCATCGGTGGGCTACTGGCCGCGCTGATCGCCATGCTCGTGCTGTTCGGCACGCTGTCGCCAACGTTCTTCTCGCTGCCCACCTTCACCACCATCGCCAACGAGATTCCCGATCTGCTGGTGATGGCGGTGGGCATGACCTTCATCCTGATGATCGGCGGTATCGATCTATCGGTGGGCTCTGTGCTGGCGCTGGCGGCCTCGGTGCTGTCGATTGCCATGACCAAGCTCGGCTGGGGCGTACTGCCCGCGGCGCTGGCGGGCGTGCTGGTGGCAACGGCGGCCGGCGCGGTGACCGGCACGGTCACCGTGCACTGGGGCATCCCATCGTTCATCGTGTCGCTGGGTGTGCTGGAAATGGCCCGCGGCCTCGCCTACAGCCTGACCGATTCGCGCACCGCCTATATCGGCAGCGCGGTCGACTGGATGGCCAATCCGATTGCGTTGGGCATCGCACCGTCATTCCTGATTGCGATTGCCGTCACGGTGATCGGCCAGATCGTGCTGGTGCGCACCGTGTTCGGGCGCTACCTCGTCGCCATCGGCACCAATGAAGAAGCCGTGCGACTGGCGGGCGTGAACCCGCGCCCCTACAAGATTGCAGTGTTCGCGCTGATGGGGCTGCTGGCCGGCCTGGCCGCGTTGTTCCAGGTATCGCGGCTGGAGGCAGCCGACCCGAACGCGGGCGTCGGCATGGAACTGCAGGTCATCGCCGCTGTGGTGATCGGCGGCACGAGCCTGATGGGCGGGCGCGGCTCAGTCGCGCGCACGCTGTTCGGCGTGCTGATCATCTCGGTGCTCGAATCGGGCCTCGCACAGATCGGCGCCTCAGAGCCCACCAAACGCATCATCACGGGCGCGGTCATCGTTGCGGCCGTGGTCATGGATACGTATCGCAGCAGACGTAACAGCCGATCCGGCAGTCAATCCGGCCGTAGCAAGCAACATTAA
- a CDS encoding LacI family DNA-binding transcriptional regulator — MATIKDVAALAGVSFTTVSHVINNTRPVNSETRKRVEEAIRATRYVPSAVARSLKHRTTRTIGVLVPTATNPYFAELARGIEDVCAAAGYSVILCNSDDDPRKQRDYLRVLMEKRVDGIIVSSAGPDNALIEALGESALPVVMVDRPTEGIQADQVQVDHEEGAYMATKHLLELGHRRIACISGPSELSVTAGRLAGFHRALREAGVPEASARVAEGDFTSPGGYRAARQLLTEGEMPTAIFASNDLMGIGALRAAAELGIPVPKALSIIGFDDIELSRYVYPALSTVGQSIRQLGETTAQTLLEHLSDAAMRHPVDERQARRIVLPPRLSLRESTAEPARPARAA; from the coding sequence ATGGCAACCATCAAGGACGTCGCAGCATTGGCTGGGGTTTCGTTCACCACCGTCTCACACGTCATCAACAACACCAGGCCGGTCAACTCGGAGACCCGCAAGCGCGTGGAAGAAGCCATTCGCGCCACACGCTATGTGCCCAGCGCGGTCGCACGCTCGCTCAAGCACCGGACCACGCGCACCATTGGCGTACTGGTACCGACCGCCACCAACCCATACTTTGCGGAGCTGGCACGCGGCATTGAAGACGTCTGTGCCGCCGCCGGCTACAGCGTCATCCTCTGCAACTCCGACGACGACCCGCGCAAGCAGCGCGACTACCTGCGCGTGCTGATGGAGAAGCGCGTGGACGGCATCATCGTCAGCAGCGCCGGGCCCGACAATGCGCTCATCGAAGCATTGGGAGAATCCGCCCTGCCCGTGGTCATGGTGGACCGCCCGACCGAAGGCATCCAGGCCGATCAGGTGCAGGTCGATCACGAAGAAGGTGCCTACATGGCAACCAAGCATCTGTTGGAGCTTGGCCACCGGCGCATTGCCTGCATCAGCGGGCCATCGGAGCTGAGCGTGACGGCTGGCCGCCTGGCAGGCTTCCACCGTGCACTGCGCGAAGCCGGCGTGCCGGAAGCTTCCGCCCGCGTTGCCGAAGGCGATTTCACCAGCCCCGGCGGCTACCGCGCCGCGCGCCAGTTGCTGACCGAGGGCGAAATGCCCACCGCCATCTTTGCCAGCAACGACCTGATGGGCATCGGGGCCTTGCGTGCTGCGGCCGAGTTGGGCATCCCGGTGCCGAAGGCGCTTTCGATCATCGGCTTTGATGACATCGAACTCAGCCGCTACGTCTATCCAGCGCTGTCCACGGTCGGCCAGTCGATCCGCCAGTTGGGTGAAACCACCGCTCAGACGCTGCTCGAGCACCTGAGCGATGCCGCCATGCGCCATCCGGTCGACGAGCGGCAGGCGCGCCGCATTGTGCTGCCGCCGCGCCTGTCGCTGCGCGAGTCGACCGCAGAACCGGCGCGCCCGGCCCGCGCTGCTTAA